The Deltaproteobacteria bacterium genome window below encodes:
- a CDS encoding DEAD/DEAH box helicase, whose product MSKIVARVKRNKVSFQQTLSAEECNHNSTVLASDFHRLEFFRHGFALVPDPVDRSTGGALFLKGNKKERDQRFCSCTVSKRRTCEHILKLIALYKTFQKQYREQTPEEAFRASFWYRLATILADGSQETAGSAHLQFVDLQSKRMIRVVDAGGRERLHYFSQASDAIRFIERMHQVTGEHVVPHRSDLLGKLAALTLTSEERYMAQMGFKTIRQVLEESFWYRLAYHCFREFGDRDNTFHPTIEETSGEFTLTFKHGGGDAIGRMVIPRQRVKSLLSAFREIFPNQRELAIHPVPLKSLFKISANKKMDLQIKPIVQVLKEDGEARFFAREDLERFRYGDLIYIKDLGVLAELEPSGKMQEKFAKPTRMVLKKSQVPSFLQEFGPELREGAHIVDASVRSLKIYTNFDRMEITPAALQRDWCWLSVKYGFGNSSISLGQILQARKKGERFLSTADGWVDCQSQVFESLDPILAQFPGKQLARQPDQVKLSRMDLLRLQAFSRQPLEIVGKSKTAFLLKTMLELKPARLLPALGGLTSPLRSYQKLGVEWLLFLFENGLGGLLCDDMGMGKTHEVMGLMVALREKGRLKKPFLVVCPTTVLSHWQGKISVHAPALKGAVFHGGQRDLEKTLRDSDVLITSYGILRRDIELLKKIPFPLAVFDEIQNVKNPQTLAYEAARNLQATVKIGLTGTPIENKLGELKALFDLTVPGYLGTDEKFSSRYGESIELNPAGERPKALARLISPFTLRRLKKTVLEELPAKIEDIRTCALSDDQIKLYRDAISSRGKELVEAIKRREKAIPYMHIFALLTLLKQICNHPALVEGKLDDFEKYQSGKWELFKELITESLGSGQKVVVYSQFLGMIQIIENFLQGLGIDFVTLTGASRKRGEIISRFNEDPACRIYVGSLKAGGTGIDLVAASVVIHYDRWWNAAKEDQATDRVHRIGQRRGVQVFKLVTEGTLEEKISALIARKRKLMDNIIREDDPGLLKSFSREELLEMLSAPS is encoded by the coding sequence ATGAGCAAAATTGTAGCTCGAGTTAAAAGGAATAAGGTAAGCTTTCAACAGACTTTGAGCGCTGAGGAATGTAATCATAATTCCACAGTGTTGGCGTCAGATTTTCACCGGCTCGAGTTTTTTCGGCATGGGTTCGCACTGGTTCCGGACCCGGTGGACCGGAGTACTGGAGGCGCTCTTTTTCTGAAAGGCAACAAGAAAGAACGGGATCAAAGGTTCTGTTCCTGTACCGTTTCCAAGAGGCGGACTTGTGAACATATTCTCAAGTTAATTGCTTTGTATAAAACCTTCCAAAAGCAATACAGAGAACAAACTCCCGAAGAGGCTTTCCGGGCGAGTTTCTGGTACCGCCTGGCCACCATCCTGGCCGATGGATCCCAGGAAACGGCGGGATCCGCCCATCTTCAGTTTGTCGATCTGCAATCAAAGAGAATGATCCGGGTGGTTGACGCCGGGGGAAGAGAAAGGCTGCATTACTTTTCCCAGGCCTCCGATGCCATCCGCTTCATAGAGCGCATGCACCAGGTTACCGGGGAGCATGTGGTGCCCCACCGGAGCGATCTTTTGGGGAAGCTTGCTGCCCTCACGCTTACGAGTGAAGAACGGTACATGGCCCAGATGGGATTCAAAACGATCCGACAGGTCCTGGAAGAAAGTTTTTGGTACCGGCTCGCCTATCACTGCTTTCGTGAATTTGGAGACCGGGATAACACCTTTCACCCGACCATTGAGGAAACTTCCGGGGAGTTCACCCTAACCTTCAAGCATGGCGGAGGGGATGCCATTGGGCGTATGGTCATCCCCCGCCAGCGGGTCAAAAGTTTACTCTCGGCTTTCCGGGAAATCTTCCCGAATCAGCGTGAACTGGCGATCCATCCGGTTCCCCTGAAATCTTTATTTAAGATTTCCGCGAATAAAAAAATGGACCTGCAGATCAAACCGATCGTCCAAGTCCTTAAGGAAGATGGCGAGGCGAGGTTTTTTGCCAGAGAAGACCTGGAACGGTTCCGGTACGGAGATCTGATCTATATCAAAGATCTGGGTGTACTGGCCGAGCTGGAGCCTTCCGGGAAAATGCAGGAAAAATTTGCTAAGCCCACCCGAATGGTGCTCAAAAAATCCCAGGTCCCCAGCTTTTTGCAGGAATTTGGCCCAGAGCTTCGGGAAGGCGCCCACATTGTCGATGCCTCGGTCAGAAGCCTTAAGATCTACACCAATTTTGACAGGATGGAAATCACGCCCGCAGCCCTGCAGCGGGACTGGTGCTGGCTTTCCGTAAAATATGGATTCGGCAATTCGTCTATCTCCCTCGGGCAGATCCTTCAGGCCAGGAAAAAAGGGGAGCGTTTCTTATCCACTGCTGATGGATGGGTAGATTGTCAATCCCAGGTTTTTGAAAGCCTTGATCCGATCCTCGCCCAATTTCCCGGGAAGCAGCTCGCCCGGCAACCGGATCAAGTAAAGCTTTCCCGCATGGATCTTTTGCGCCTTCAGGCCTTCAGCCGCCAGCCCCTGGAAATAGTCGGTAAAAGCAAGACGGCCTTTTTGCTAAAAACTATGCTGGAGTTGAAGCCTGCCCGCCTCTTGCCAGCATTGGGAGGGTTGACCTCGCCCTTAAGATCCTACCAGAAGCTGGGAGTGGAATGGCTGCTCTTCTTGTTTGAAAACGGTTTGGGAGGCCTTCTCTGCGATGACATGGGCATGGGCAAGACCCACGAGGTAATGGGTCTTATGGTGGCGCTGCGGGAGAAGGGAAGATTGAAGAAACCTTTTCTGGTCGTCTGCCCAACAACGGTCCTGAGCCATTGGCAAGGTAAAATCTCCGTACATGCGCCGGCCTTGAAGGGGGCGGTCTTTCACGGTGGACAGCGCGATCTCGAAAAAACTCTTCGCGATAGCGATGTGCTAATCACTTCCTATGGTATCCTCCGCCGCGATATTGAACTGCTGAAGAAAATCCCTTTTCCCCTTGCCGTATTTGATGAAATACAAAACGTCAAAAATCCTCAGACTCTGGCCTATGAAGCCGCCAGAAACCTCCAGGCTACAGTAAAAATTGGTCTTACCGGAACACCTATTGAAAATAAGCTGGGAGAACTGAAGGCCCTTTTCGACTTGACAGTCCCCGGGTATCTGGGGACCGATGAAAAATTCAGCTCGCGATATGGCGAATCCATTGAACTGAACCCGGCCGGTGAGAGGCCAAAGGCCCTGGCCCGATTGATATCTCCATTCACTCTGCGCCGGCTGAAAAAGACCGTCCTGGAGGAGCTACCGGCAAAGATCGAAGACATTCGTACCTGCGCCCTCAGCGATGATCAAATCAAGTTATATCGGGATGCGATTTCTTCGAGGGGCAAAGAACTAGTCGAAGCCATTAAGCGGAGGGAAAAAGCAATACCGTACATGCATATCTTCGCCCTGCTTACCCTGCTCAAGCAAATTTGTAATCATCCTGCCCTGGTCGAAGGAAAGTTGGATGATTTCGAAAAATATCAATCCGGCAAATGGGAGCTCTTCAAAGAGCTAATCACTGAGTCGTTAGGAAGCGGGCAGAAGGTGGTTGTCTATAGTCAGTTCCTCGGGATGATTCAAATTATAGAGAACTTCTTGCAAGGATTGGGTATTGACTTTGTAACCCTAACCGGGGCGAGCCGGAAGCGGGGTGAAATCATCTCGCGCTTTAATGAAGACCCGGCATGCCGAATTTACGTGGGAAGTTTGAAGGCCGGAGGGACAGGAATCGATCTGGTAGCCGCATCGGTGGTCATTCATTATGACCGGTGGTGGAATGCCGCTAAAGAAGATCAGGCCACCGATCGAGTCCACAGGATCGGGCAGAGGCGGGGTGTGCAGGTCTTTAAACTGGTCACAGAGGGAACTTTGGAAGAAAAGATATCGGCCTTGATTGCGAGAAAGCGAAAATTAATGGACAATATTATCCGGGAAGATGATCCGGGTTTACTGAAATCTTTCTCCAGAGAAGAGCTGCTGGAAATGCTTTCAGCCCCCTCTTGA